One genomic window of Mucilaginibacter sp. SJ includes the following:
- a CDS encoding PAS domain S-box protein, whose amino-acid sequence MRKGAFGIAFAYLLISLLWIMFSDRLLFYFEGILSPHQYLWLSLGKGCLFVMVTAIALYVLIRSEERRLKQSEKQYRSMYESNPNPMWIYEPGTLRFISVNDAAIAVYGYSAEEFRQRTILDIRPLEDRENVIASSDRVDSKLNDSGTWRHIKKDGQLIYVNITSHKIWFNKKPHIMVMARDMTERVAFEQALEKVNQELLEEKHKLSETQLLSRVAGWEFYPRENKLIWSDEVYRIAGLKRDGREAFDIYVHHIFPEDRPLMINALHELISTGKQLDVTHRITALDGTTRYIRQLARVESTGEQELKIAGSLQDITELKQLEMERNRYQYSFEHTLNSITDCFFELDRQMKITRINDIFREMVKTDRSQIIGASIFEFFPKAENKFYHVYHKALEERVIVRHEDYSVILQRWLRMAAYPTDEGVAVYFADITEDRLKDERLKEAVERYELVAQATRDVVYDLNIVENKLIYNTSLTHLVQISLDEISYELEWWRSLIHPDDMEEVVSSQERISRAGLTNWECEYRLNCGKGEYKYVMDQGYFIYNEQKQPIRLIGAVRDIDALKRSTQENKRLAGIIKQVNNMVLITDDLRRVQWVNNAFVELTGYAMEEVVNKMPGDFLTDPDDPVIQTLLRKQQAREAFGIDTIIYTKNRIPVWVSAQLTPAYDEDNAFQGYIIVCQDITYRKEKEEEVNRQNRLLREVAWISSHEIRRPVATMLGLVNLLDMTEDENERREIFSKLRECAREMDSMVHEIHRRIEAEKVMQIARDL is encoded by the coding sequence CCTTTGCTTATTTGTTGATTAGCCTGCTGTGGATCATGTTCAGTGACCGGCTGTTGTTTTATTTCGAAGGAATACTTAGCCCCCACCAATACCTGTGGCTGAGTTTAGGAAAGGGGTGCCTGTTTGTGATGGTTACAGCAATTGCTCTTTACGTTTTGATCAGGTCAGAAGAACGAAGGTTGAAACAGAGCGAAAAGCAATACCGGAGCATGTATGAATCCAATCCAAACCCAATGTGGATTTACGAGCCGGGGACACTCCGTTTCATTTCGGTAAACGATGCCGCAATTGCGGTTTATGGCTACAGTGCGGAGGAGTTCAGGCAACGGACAATATTGGATATCAGGCCTTTGGAAGACCGGGAGAATGTGATTGCTTCGTCCGATCGGGTAGACAGTAAGCTCAATGATAGCGGTACCTGGCGTCACATTAAAAAGGACGGGCAACTGATTTATGTAAATATTACCTCGCATAAAATCTGGTTCAATAAAAAGCCCCATATCATGGTTATGGCTCGTGACATGACCGAACGGGTAGCATTTGAGCAAGCCCTTGAAAAAGTAAACCAGGAGCTTTTAGAAGAAAAACACAAGCTTAGTGAAACCCAGTTGTTGTCGCGGGTGGCCGGATGGGAATTCTACCCCCGTGAAAACAAGCTGATATGGTCAGACGAAGTTTATCGCATCGCAGGTTTAAAGCGGGATGGACGCGAAGCTTTCGATATTTATGTACATCACATTTTTCCGGAAGACCGGCCGCTGATGATCAACGCTTTGCATGAGCTCATCAGTACCGGTAAACAACTCGATGTAACGCACCGCATCACTGCCCTGGATGGCACAACCCGTTATATCCGGCAGCTTGCCCGCGTTGAAAGCACCGGGGAGCAGGAACTTAAGATAGCAGGTTCGCTACAGGATATTACTGAGCTCAAACAATTGGAAATGGAGCGTAATCGGTATCAGTATAGCTTTGAGCATACGCTGAACAGTATTACCGATTGCTTTTTTGAGCTCGACCGCCAAATGAAGATAACCCGGATAAACGACATCTTTCGGGAGATGGTTAAAACAGACAGAAGCCAGATTATTGGTGCAAGTATTTTTGAGTTTTTTCCTAAAGCCGAAAATAAGTTTTATCATGTTTACCATAAAGCGCTTGAAGAAAGGGTTATTGTAAGGCACGAAGATTACTCGGTTATCCTGCAGCGCTGGCTCAGGATGGCTGCTTATCCTACCGATGAAGGTGTTGCCGTATACTTCGCCGACATTACCGAAGACAGGCTTAAAGACGAACGGTTAAAAGAAGCAGTTGAACGTTACGAACTGGTGGCCCAGGCGACGAGGGATGTTGTTTATGACCTTAATATTGTTGAAAACAAACTGATATACAATACAAGCCTTACACATTTGGTGCAAATATCGCTCGACGAAATCAGTTATGAACTGGAATGGTGGCGGTCGCTGATCCATCCGGATGATATGGAAGAAGTAGTGAGCAGCCAGGAAAGGATCAGCCGTGCCGGTTTAACCAATTGGGAATGCGAATACCGGCTTAATTGCGGTAAAGGTGAATATAAATACGTGATGGACCAGGGGTATTTTATATATAACGAACAGAAGCAACCGATACGACTGATAGGAGCGGTAAGAGATATTGATGCCCTTAAACGCAGCACCCAGGAAAATAAGCGGTTGGCAGGGATCATCAAACAGGTAAATAATATGGTGCTTATTACAGATGACCTGCGCAGGGTGCAATGGGTAAATAATGCCTTTGTAGAGCTGACCGGTTACGCCATGGAAGAGGTGGTAAATAAGATGCCGGGTGATTTTTTGACAGATCCCGATGACCCGGTGATCCAAACGTTATTAAGGAAACAGCAGGCCAGGGAAGCTTTTGGTATTGATACGATCATTTATACCAAAAACAGGATCCCGGTTTGGGTATCAGCCCAGTTAACCCCGGCATATGATGAAGATAACGCTTTTCAGGGCTACATCATCGTTTGTCAGGATATAACTTACCGTAAAGAAAAAGAAGAAGAGGTTAACCGGCAGAACCGTTTACTCCGTGAGGTTGCGTGGATAAGCTCGCATGAGATCAGGCGGCCTGTGGCAACTATGCTCGGATTGGTAAACTTGCTGGATATGACCGAAGATGAGAACGAGCGAAGAGAGATCTTTTCAAAACTCCGGGAATGCGCCCGGGAAATGGACAGCATGGTACATGAGATCCACCGTCGTATTGAAGCGGAAAAAGTCATGCAAATTGCGCGCGACCTTTAA
- a CDS encoding ABC transporter permease codes for MIRNYLIIGWRNLIKNKVHSVINIAGLSVGMSVAMLIGLWIWDELSFDSNHKNRDTIAQVIQNVTNNGEVQTWQSAPLPLAAELRKNYGSFFKQVVNSAGYGDHMLALDAKKLNRTGVFMEPNGPEMFTLQMLKGNRNALTDPSSILISASTAKAYFGDSDPINKTLKIDNRYNAKVGGVFEDMPSNATFAGLNFIAPWDMGFTANDIRSMREPWRPNFCTLYVQTAEGADLSVISSKIKDAKLRNVNAVLAKKKPALFLQPMSKWHLYDEFKDGKNTGGRIQYVWMFGIIGVFVLLLACINFMNLSTARSEKRAREVGIRKAIGSARGQLIYQFFSESVLCVSFAFVFALLFVQLSLPFFNEVAGKQITIPWGNPFFWLMGAGFTLFTSIVAGSYPAFYLSSFQPVKVLKGAFRVGKMAALPRKALVVLQFTVSVTLIIGTIVVFRQIQFAKDRPVGYTRDGLLSVNPGTDQIHKSFEAVKDELYKTGTVVSAAEGDVNPTQTAGSTSAIEWKDKDPNLSIDFQQNGVSAGYGKTAGWQFREGREFSKDFLTDSTAVVINESAVKFMGMKDPLRNSVTFYGVTFKIIGVIKDIIVDSPYGQVKPCVYFFNKDAGGTVLLRINPKVSAGTAIANIQRVFKRFNPEQPFQYTFIDGAYAQKFGNEQRIGRLAAFFAGLAIFISCLGLFGMASFMAEQRVKEIGVRKVLGATVFNLCRLLSADFISLVMLSLLLATPIAFYLMHNWLQHFDYRAGISVWIFIITGFTALVITLLTVSLQTIKAALTSPVKSLKSE; via the coding sequence ATGATCAGAAATTATCTAATAATTGGATGGCGTAACCTTATCAAAAACAAGGTACACTCTGTTATCAATATCGCCGGACTATCTGTTGGTATGTCAGTAGCCATGCTGATCGGCCTATGGATATGGGATGAGCTATCCTTTGATAGCAATCATAAAAACCGTGACACTATTGCCCAGGTCATCCAAAATGTAACTAATAACGGGGAAGTACAAACATGGCAATCGGCTCCGCTGCCCCTGGCCGCGGAACTGCGCAAAAACTACGGGAGTTTTTTTAAGCAAGTGGTGAACAGCGCCGGTTACGGCGACCACATGCTGGCGCTTGACGCCAAAAAGCTCAACCGTACGGGTGTGTTTATGGAACCTAACGGCCCCGAAATGTTTACATTGCAAATGCTGAAGGGCAACCGCAACGCGCTTACCGATCCTTCATCTATCCTGATCTCCGCCTCAACGGCTAAAGCCTATTTTGGCGACAGTGATCCGATCAACAAAACTTTAAAGATTGATAACCGCTACAATGCAAAAGTTGGGGGCGTGTTTGAAGACATGCCCTCAAATGCCACATTTGCAGGCCTCAATTTTATCGCGCCCTGGGATATGGGGTTTACTGCCAATGATATCCGATCGATGCGTGAACCATGGCGGCCAAACTTTTGTACGCTATATGTTCAAACTGCCGAAGGCGCCGACCTTTCGGTCATCTCATCAAAAATAAAAGATGCCAAGCTGCGTAATGTGAACGCTGTTCTCGCTAAAAAGAAACCTGCGCTGTTCCTGCAGCCCATGAGCAAGTGGCATCTTTATGATGAATTTAAGGATGGTAAAAATACAGGCGGCCGTATCCAGTATGTATGGATGTTTGGTATCATTGGCGTATTTGTGTTGCTGCTGGCCTGTATCAATTTCATGAACCTGAGTACTGCCCGGTCTGAAAAGCGCGCCCGGGAGGTGGGTATCCGTAAGGCTATCGGCTCGGCCCGGGGCCAGCTGATCTATCAGTTCTTCAGTGAATCAGTATTATGTGTATCCTTTGCCTTTGTATTCGCGCTGCTTTTTGTGCAATTGAGTTTGCCTTTTTTTAATGAAGTAGCCGGCAAACAAATAACTATCCCATGGGGCAACCCTTTTTTCTGGCTTATGGGAGCAGGCTTTACCTTGTTTACCAGCATAGTGGCAGGTAGTTACCCTGCTTTTTATTTGTCGTCTTTCCAACCCGTAAAGGTACTGAAGGGAGCTTTCAGGGTTGGAAAAATGGCTGCCCTCCCCCGCAAAGCACTGGTAGTGCTGCAATTTACAGTATCTGTTACGCTAATTATAGGCACCATTGTTGTTTTCAGGCAAATACAATTTGCAAAAGACAGGCCTGTGGGTTATACCCGCGACGGGCTATTATCAGTTAACCCGGGTACAGACCAAATCCATAAAAGTTTTGAAGCTGTAAAAGATGAACTGTACAAAACCGGCACGGTGGTTTCGGCAGCAGAAGGAGATGTAAACCCCACACAAACCGCGGGCAGCACCAGCGCCATTGAATGGAAAGATAAGGACCCAAACCTGAGTATCGATTTTCAGCAGAATGGCGTTTCGGCCGGCTACGGAAAAACCGCCGGATGGCAGTTCAGGGAAGGACGGGAGTTTTCTAAAGATTTTCTGACTGATTCAACAGCGGTAGTCATCAACGAATCCGCTGTGAAATTTATGGGTATGAAGGACCCTTTAAGAAATAGTGTTACTTTTTATGGCGTCACTTTCAAAATCATCGGCGTAATCAAAGATATTATTGTCGATTCACCATACGGCCAGGTGAAGCCATGCGTTTACTTTTTTAATAAAGATGCCGGGGGCACCGTGCTGCTGCGCATTAACCCAAAGGTGAGCGCCGGTACTGCTATAGCAAATATCCAGAGGGTATTTAAACGTTTTAACCCTGAACAGCCCTTCCAATATACTTTTATTGACGGGGCCTACGCTCAAAAATTTGGTAACGAGCAGCGCATCGGCAGGCTGGCCGCATTCTTTGCCGGGCTGGCAATCTTTATCAGTTGCCTGGGATTGTTTGGCATGGCTTCCTTTATGGCCGAACAACGTGTGAAAGAAATCGGCGTTCGCAAGGTGTTGGGGGCAACAGTTTTCAACCTTTGTCGGTTATTATCTGCAGATTTCATTAGCCTGGTCATGCTTTCATTACTGTTGGCTACACCTATAGCATTTTACCTGATGCACAACTGGCTTCAGCATTTTGATTACCGGGCGGGTATATCGGTATGGATATTCATCATTACTGGTTTTACCGCGCTTGTCATCACACTGCTTACGGTTAGCCTACAGACCATAAAAGCAGCGTTAACCAGCCCGGTAAAGAGCCTGAAAAGCGAGTAG
- a CDS encoding RICIN domain-containing protein, translating into MRNKLLGLIGCCIITAVGCKKTISPESISGQTNETGNAKLKTNATFSYIHPGMLHTSADLIRMQTQVNANASPWVDSYNLLTANSYAQLNYVMAGPNDTLTRTSTGGNYVHIMRDAAAAYQDALQWYISGNNAYADKAVSILNAWATTCKAIGGDSNYALASGLYGYQLANAAEILRSYSGWAATDFNNFKAFMLNVFYPAANGFLTNHNGTCDTHYWANWDLCNMATILSIGILCDDQAKFNQAITYFKSGIGNGNIDRAVFYVHPGNLGQNQEAGRDQGHATLDISLVGAFCQMAFNQGQDLFAYEGNKVLALAEYTAKYNLNMTVPYNTYNNCDNVNQTVISAASRGTIRPCWELIYNHYQNVMGVTATFSSQFATQVRPEGGGGNYGSTSGGFDQLGFGTLTATVGTQPIANGTYHVVNRATGKYLDNLGATTDGATVGQWASSTSNNQKWTLTYSGGYYKLICVSSGKALDSYNHTADASTVAQWTSGGSTNQQWTIVPIGSYFKIVNRTNGKCLDTGGGTANGSPMEFYGNNSSLNQQWSIVP; encoded by the coding sequence ATGAGAAACAAATTATTAGGATTAATCGGCTGCTGTATAATTACTGCGGTTGGGTGTAAAAAGACCATTTCGCCCGAAAGTATTTCCGGACAAACCAATGAAACCGGGAATGCCAAACTTAAAACTAATGCTACATTCAGTTACATCCATCCGGGTATGCTGCATACCTCTGCAGACCTGATCCGGATGCAAACACAGGTAAACGCCAATGCCTCCCCCTGGGTAGACAGTTACAATCTGCTCACTGCCAATTCGTATGCGCAGCTTAATTATGTCATGGCCGGTCCGAATGATACGCTCACGCGAACCAGTACCGGAGGCAATTATGTACACATTATGCGTGACGCTGCCGCAGCCTATCAGGATGCTTTGCAATGGTACATTTCGGGCAATAATGCATATGCCGACAAAGCTGTGAGCATTCTTAATGCCTGGGCAACCACATGTAAAGCAATAGGAGGGGATTCAAACTATGCGCTGGCTTCCGGTCTTTATGGATACCAGCTTGCAAATGCCGCCGAAATCCTTCGTTCGTACAGTGGCTGGGCGGCTACCGACTTTAACAACTTTAAAGCATTTATGTTAAATGTTTTCTATCCGGCCGCCAATGGTTTCCTTACCAATCACAACGGTACCTGCGATACGCATTATTGGGCAAACTGGGACCTGTGCAATATGGCTACTATTTTATCAATCGGCATTTTATGCGATGATCAGGCCAAGTTTAACCAGGCTATAACTTATTTTAAGAGCGGTATTGGCAATGGGAATATCGACAGGGCTGTGTTCTATGTTCACCCCGGTAACCTTGGGCAAAACCAGGAAGCGGGCCGCGACCAGGGACACGCAACGCTGGACATTTCGCTGGTAGGTGCATTTTGCCAGATGGCCTTTAACCAGGGCCAGGATCTGTTCGCGTACGAGGGCAACAAGGTACTTGCATTAGCCGAATATACCGCGAAGTATAATCTGAATATGACGGTGCCTTATAACACTTACAACAATTGCGACAATGTTAACCAAACTGTTATTTCAGCTGCTTCCCGCGGTACCATCCGCCCTTGCTGGGAACTGATTTACAACCATTACCAGAACGTGATGGGCGTAACTGCAACTTTTAGCAGCCAATTTGCCACCCAGGTAAGGCCGGAAGGGGGCGGAGGTAACTACGGATCTACCAGCGGCGGGTTTGACCAACTGGGTTTTGGTACACTTACCGCTACCGTTGGTACACAACCTATTGCCAATGGTACCTACCATGTGGTTAACAGGGCTACAGGTAAATACCTCGATAACCTTGGTGCAACTACAGACGGAGCTACTGTTGGACAATGGGCTTCGAGCACCAGCAATAATCAAAAATGGACACTTACTTATAGCGGCGGTTACTATAAGCTGATATGCGTATCGAGCGGAAAAGCGCTGGATAGCTATAACCATACTGCTGATGCTTCGACCGTTGCACAGTGGACCAGCGGGGGCAGTACCAATCAGCAATGGACAATTGTTCCGATAGGTTCATATTTTAAAATTGTGAACAGGACGAATGGTAAATGCCTGGATACCGGCGGAGGCACAGCAAACGGCAGCCCTATGGAGTTTTACGGTAACAATAGCAGCCTGAATCAGCAATGGAGCATTGTGCCCTGA